One Physeter macrocephalus isolate SW-GA chromosome 10, ASM283717v5, whole genome shotgun sequence DNA window includes the following coding sequences:
- the LOC112064619 gene encoding LOW QUALITY PROTEIN: fatty acid-binding protein 12-like (The sequence of the model RefSeq protein was modified relative to this genomic sequence to represent the inferred CDS: substituted 1 base at 1 genomic stop codon): MGGASCLAKPTVPISTNEDEITVKTKSIFQTNENSFKLREEFEETILGGXKTKNTVTLDNDSLIQVQDWAGRETPRRRKLADGKMAMESAKCHEQCYLHWDT, from the coding sequence ATGGGAGGAGCCAGCTGTCTGGCAAAACCCACTGTGCCCATCAGTACAAATGAAGATGAGATCACTGTAAAAACCAAGAGCATCTTTCAAACTAATGAGAACTCCTTTAAGCTGAGAGAAGAATTTGAGGAAACTATACTAGGTGGCTAGAAAACCAAGAATACAGTGACCTTAGATAATGACTCCTTGATTCAGGTTCAGGACTGGGCTGGCAGGGAGACCCCCAGAAGAAGAAAGTTAGCGGATGGGAAAATGGCGATGGAAAGTGCAAAGTGCCATGAACAATGTTACCTGCACTGGGACACATGA